The following nucleotide sequence is from Corticium candelabrum chromosome 19, ooCorCand1.1, whole genome shotgun sequence.
AGTAGACTGACAACAATCCAAAAATGGGTACCCCTTTATAGTCCTACAGCCCACGGTCAGTTTTTCAAAAGTCCGTCGCCCCAACGGTCCGatctaaattttattattgatatctCGACAAACGACATAGAAGAGTGCGAATTTAACATTAGTTAGTCTGAAAAAGTGTCCAAAGTACTAGAACCAAATATACTCTGCGTTGCCATAGCAACCAAGGTTTATTACTCAAAACGGCAATCTTATCTAATCCATCTTATCTAATCAAGTTAGTAGTCTAACTATATAGTATTTTAACTTTgtcaaaataaagaaaaataaTCTAAATGTGTCTTTCTTGTCTATATTATTACTATGTGTGCAGCAAACTTGAAGCAAATTATCAACTAGCTAAAGGTAAGTCAGCTGCTCTAGAACTCTGCTTCATCATCACTCCCTTAGCTGTATGTTTCACGTCTACATGAAGCGGTTTGGTTGTCACAGTCTTCACCACCACAAGCATCTGTACAAGGCATCCCTTCACGTACACAAGAACGTCGACGTGAACTACATCCGGTATGGCAACGGCAATTGACTAAAACCAGTAGGTCATCAGGTGCTGGTTTCCGTGGCATCCATTTCATTGTTAATTGATCATTCACAATTTCCCACCCATACCCACAAGGAGAGGGTACAACCGGTTTGGCTTGAAGAGCTCTTACCCAAACTGCGGCTTGATAGTTAGCTCTCTGCATGTGCATCTGTAGTGCGTCCTGGGTTGGGGGAAGATTGTCGCCTTGTGCACCCTTTACAGAGAACAGCTCGTACCTGCAGTCATTAATGGAATTCGTCTTTGATCCATACAACTGGCAAACAAACGTTTCGCATACAGTAAACAAATCATCAGAAATATTAAATGTACCACCAAGTCGTTGAATACCATCACATAATTGCGAATTCGATTGCAGCAATTGTAAACCAGTCTCTTTCCCTCGCCTTTTGAAAGCAGATGTAGTATCACAGCCAGTTAGAGCGTGTAATCCTAGAAGTGCGTCGCAAACGTTTTCACTAACAGAATTTCTCACAGCTTGAATGTCAATAAACCGTGAGCGCGTTTTAGTCCCTGTTCGAAAAAATATGCGAGAGGGGATGCCAGGACACAAAGAGCAAGCCAGAATGGTAACGTCCGTGATCGTATCACTACACTCGCGAAACCCATAGTAGCCGCATGTGCTTCATGAAGTAGCAAACGAGTGGCAGCTTCTTCATGACAACATTCCAGATCTGCTACACATTGGGCAGTAACTGCAACACCATCACTGCTTGTTAGAAGGGTGCATTTGGCATCGTGAGTCACGTAGAATAGGCGATGATGAAGACGTTCAGCATATTCTGGTCTGATCCATTCTTGCAAGAGAAACTCTGAGAGATTTGTCTTGTTACTGTCAAGCGATAAGTATTTCCACTGTGACAGACACGTCTGCAATCGATTAGCTATGTTAATTTTTACGATTCCCTGTTTTACTCTCTGGCTTCGTTCGCAACGTTTGATGCTATGAGTAGGGTACCCTATCCGTCGACCACAAAATCGATCCGGACAGAACCAGACAAGAAAGCTGCTGTAGCTACATCAAACGCCTTCATGGCAAGATCTGCAAATGTAGCTGGGATTGTACCTAAACTTTGCAGCAATGCCATGGCATCAATCATCCACGCAGCATTGCCAGGCACATTTTCGCAGGAGGAATGTCTTTCTCTAACAGATCGAGCAGTTTTGACTTTGCAGTTTTGCCAAGCTTCCATCCACTGGCGCTAGAGACCAAGGAAGAGAACCTAGTTCGTAGCAAAGAACATCACGCATATTTAAAGATCTAGTCTGTGCTACAATTAGTAACCTAGCAAATAGGTTTCGATCAGCACGCGCGATTACTTCTTGTCCTTTCACTTTTACAGATTTTGTTTTTACCTATGCCGAGAATGTCGTAGGCTTCAGTTTGGGAAGAGGATCGTAAAAGCTAACTTTGAGGACTTCAGTCTTTCGTTAACAAACTGAACAAAGCGTTTTTCTCCGATGGTGTAAGTATTTAGTATATCTGCTGCTATGTCATCTGTGACGACGACACCAGACGAAGTACTAAAAAGATTAGTGATGTCTTCAACTGAAAATGGATTGCTTCCTGTtttgattgattcaagaacaGCCTGTACAGAAGCTTCATCTTTCTTGATACGATTTGCTCCACAATCTTTGTGCAATCTCGTTGTGTTTTCACACAGTCCTGCCATGTGCAAACAGTTTCGGGAGATCTCAGCACGCCGATGAGCACCAGCAATCCATTTCCGGACGGCTCCGGGTTTTTGACTAAAACCTATAATGCCGCCCTTGGTCTTCGAGTCACGATTAATAGTTTGTTCAATTGCTTGGTCTACTGGAATTTGCCTAAATGCCCAGTTACTGCGTTGCACACAAACTTCGCCTCTAGGAAATTCCTCATGGGCATCTAGATGAGTCTTAGGTAAAACAGTCATTTCATACCAGTAGAGAGTCAGGTGCCGGCTATAATTTACTCTGTCGTAAGCAAAGAACCGGGATATCATCTTTCGTATAGTCAGCAAGTGTAACTTCCAATCACCTGTTCGAGTTGAACGAATATAATCAAGAAGAATACCTACCATTTCGGTGTATGATAGCCACAgctgcacgtgacttaccggatgatgactgtgactcaaccggaCACTTACAAGTAAAGGCAATTTGGAAAAATGAAAGTAGTGCGTCTCAATTGAATAGTTGAGTTGTAGGCACAGTGAGAGAAATTTTAACACTTGTAAAAGTGAGGGTTGTAGTGACAGTACACATTTAGCCCTAAAAAGAATGTCTACCTACAGCACtagctgtgtgttgtacgtgtgttaGTCTGCCccagtgggaactgcattactgcggtgatgcgatagaaataaatattattattattatattattattacatcaTTCCTAGATTGCACCACACTAAAGCAGCAATGTACTATATACGGATGATGTAATGCAATATGTAATTCATGGATGTGTTTACCGTCACTACAACGCATGCTATGCGAGCTGCACGTGAATTACCGGatgatgactgtgactcaCCGGTAGCTTGCAGATAGACTATACCGCATGCTGTGAAAATTTAATTGACCTGAATGGCCAGTGCGCTTGTTCTGGTCCTAAACTCAGTAGTATGAGTTCTGGTAGTAGTTGCTGTAGCAGTTAACGTTGCAGCTGCAGTTGTAACAGCAGTAGAATCACAGAGTTACACTTTGTcatgtcccggataataaaCACGGAACTCCTGACTTGCACAAACGTGAGGCTTCAAGCTTCGATTTTCAGCAGAATAATGAATAATCAAGTACGAAGCAACCTGTTTCAGCAAGTGAGAAGCTTGTTTAGACAACGGCAGTGTAGGTTGTCATGACAACTAGGTGACGACTAGAGACGCCCCCGTTCTCTATGAAAGGACACTTCGTTTTGgctctagacaaacaaaaagcctATTCTAGTCCTAAACTAGCGGTTTAGCTAATAAAATTTAGATCGGACTGTTGGGGCTACGGAACTTAGAAAAACAGCTACATTTCTGCTGTGGGCCGTAGGACTATTAGAACAAGCGTTGCGGTGACTGATCGAAGAGCACACGTACGTTTCACACTTCTCTTATTTTGAATACAACATTACAAGAATACATGGCTGTAGACGCGTCTATCGAATATGAAAAAACGCACGGTATCGTGTGTTCATTGTTGAtcgctcctcctacttttgatCCCATATACCTGTCATGTGCAGTAGTACGTACGGGAAAGtgtctggaaccgaggctatGCGTGCTGCATTTGGATTTTTATATCGACGCACAGAGGAACCGCGctcttcgcgcgctctctggtctggaaattcgaggctaagaGATAGGTCAGACCCGTATATGGAGAGTTGCGACAACCCGGATTAGGGACGCCATTTTGTGTCCAGCCGACGGTAGTAAAAATTCTTGTATAAATTGTACGAGCATCGACAAAGCTTGAAGTTAATGGAACTTATTACTATAGGCATGAACAACACTTTCCCTAATTTTGAGGGACTTTGTATGTAGAGTATTTTTCGACAGCGGCTCTCTAGCTAGAGTTCAGATGACGATAGATAGGGTTAGAGCTCACTTGTCGTTTTAAAAGATCTCACGTTGCTTTCCTTGGTACTTGAAAAACTAAGTGATGGCATCAGCGGGAAGTGAAACTCGTGAAACTGTGAGATTTGCAGTGGTGTGCGCTGCCTCGGAGTTCGGACTGTCTCAGTAAGTAGGCTTTCCCGATATTACAAGCGCAGCCAGACTGAGATTAGTCAACGCAGGGGCACAGGGACACCTTTAAAAGTggtttctttatttttgatttataatatattaaaaatatacaatatttttaatttctaattacCTCTCATGTTAATTACCTGCAATTATGGTCCATGCACCATATAATTCCAATACAATGGGCCTGAGAACAGTGGCAAAAGTAAAATTGTTAGTAAAGTAGTAAGCAACTATCTGCTACCACCGTGATGCTAACCCACCCAACCTAAAAGTGCGTGGCACACCCATGTTTAACTTGAGCAGGCAGTGTGACCTGGTCTCTGATCACTACTTGTATCAAACTTAACCCCTGGGGTAACGGACATTTCATCCATTGTCAAACAGTAACGTTTCTCCTGTTCACAAAGatgcagcagttttgagtgaAGATGGTGTATGGTAGAGTTAAAAGAGATGGTTGACAATCTTCGTTGAAGAGTATGCACAGATGACAATGGATGCTGCTGTTTCAAAAGTAGGTTGTATTCAACAGATCCACAAGCACATCaaagttcttaattaatggttgAGGATGTCCAAAGCGTGCCTGTCATGCTATAGGCCTCTTGAAAGAGCGGTGAGCTGGTCTTTTCCAAAAATGCCAAATCTTCCTTTATTTTCAGATTCTGATGCAAAATTGTTCTCTTCTCGTGTTTAGCTTGAACTAGCTCTCTCGTCagtttccttaattaattattttgcatTCTAGTTGAGACAGGGTGTCAAGTGAGGAACCTCATCATCACATAATTACTTTTCCTGTATCATCAACTGCAACCACCTCTTCTgcagaacaaacaaataaatgttttAATAATTGCCAAAGAGAACAAGTGCATTTATTTCATCACAAGTCCAAATTCATATAGTTTGTATATTGCTCACCGTCATTTGAAGAAACTTGTGCTCCCGGCCTCCATAAGAAAACAGTAAGAATGATCCAACGAGACAAGGGGAGCTCTTGATTCCGGATCTAATCTTCGTCCTAATTGAAGGAGACTTTCTCTGAAAGTCAGCTTTGCGATGAGAGAATATCGTCGAAATGGCATACTGTATTTCCTTTCAGTTTTCTCTTCCTGTCGGCTCTGCATGCAATTCTCGAATTGAGACTCGTCAAAATGAGCCTAAAAGCAAAACAAGTAAAGAAACAACACTCCCTAAAAGTTTTCATGCCTTTTACATTACCTAGTAGAGAAATAAGCTCGTCAGAGATGACGCCCAACAACGTCGCCTCACTTTCGCCTCCGAGATCTTCCTTCTTGCAAGGTCTTTTGGAAAGCAACACGGCTTGTACCATTTTTTAGTTGTATTGCTGCATCCCCAAGCGCAACAGCAAGGCTTTCTGCAAGCAGCGACTACACAAAGCGACTATCTCTTGATTTCCCGGATCCGTTCAGTGCGCAACTGGACACAAAATGGCGCCCGTAAAACACGTCACCAAATCGTCATGtcgcaactctctctctctctatatggCTCTGCGATAGGTGAGCGATtttgcacgtgatgggaggggagACGACCGTATTATAGCGCAGTGATATTTAAATGCGCACTTATCGGCTTCCGTAGGCTGGTCTACTTCTAGTCGCCGTCGGGATGCAGTAGACATAGACGTCCGGTCGCCGGACGTCCAGCCATTTCAAGATGGAAGAGTACACACATGGTCATCAAGCAGGGGACGGTCAAGCCTATCACGAAGTCTCAGGCTTGCAAGAGTCTAGATTGATCGACGAGTTTCTGAAACCGATTCCGGGGGAAACCATTCTTGATATCGGATGCGGTACTGGACACGCAACATTGAAGGTGGCGTCACTAGTTGGAGAGTCTGGTCGAGTTGTTGGCGTAGACCCAGGCGAGAGTAGAATTGACGTTGCTAGAGCAGAGCTATTAAGGCAACCCAGCCTTGTGCCCATTGTCACATACATGAAAGGGAGTGTCAAAGAGGCCATGCCACTAGCTCCTTTTGATGCCGTCTTCAGCAACGATGTCTTTCACTGGTTTGAGCGAGCTGATCGTCAAGCTATCGTCACAGACATCTACAAGTGTCTCAAGCCAGCTGGTCGTCTTGCTATTTATCTTCTAACTCCGCAAACTCAAGCCAAATGTCTAGGAGTGGATGCCTTTCATCTTTCAAAGCCGACTAGCGACATTGAATCTGCCTCTGGGATAAAATTCGATCCACCAGCTGTCTGGTCACACATTCTCACGGAAGCTGGATTTTTAGTGGAGGTGTGTGAGGAGAAAGATGAAGAGGTAAAAGCTCCCAACATAGAGGCAGCTCTTACAGGTTTAGAAATATATGTTCCAAAATTCAAGATTCACCGACAGTTGCTTAGAGACAGCGACATTGAAATATAAAAGGAAAAGTACAGATCTGGAGAGAAAGAAGAAGTTGTGTTCTTTGAAAAATATCTCTATATCCTAGCAAAGAAGCCTCCAATCTGAAATGTATGTCTGGAATTTTCTGGAAGTTAACTACGccttggaccatgttatagtACTGTACTAGCTGAGTAGTGGCATAATATAGTAACTAGActtaaaggaacatttcggcCACATGAAATTGCGCCCAGCATACACCTTGATTGTTGGTTACAGGCAATCAAgttgagacatttgacgcatttgcagagcgagatatgcttacgtacgcttttaactgattaaatgataaattctattGGACGCGTTTGTAACTCTAACGATTGGGACTCCAACTTCTCGAATATCTACAATAGATCGCAAtttgcaaagcgtgctgtttggttcagtagctgaaacagTTATGCACAACTTGCTCATACTTATCAAGCGGGCAACGCTTTTCTAGCGTGACgctgaagagggttttctcgccatcacgtgtaacatcacgtgacatcgacagcagtCAGTGAAGTGTTGTGGACGGCGAAACAGATCTGGACGGCGAAACAGATCCGGACGACGAAAAAGATCCGGACGCCAATACCGCAAGCCTCTCTAACcttttagttgtgttcatgtgcgacaGACCAAGTATGAACAGGTGTTTTTACCGCACACCGAAGGGGCCCTGTCGTAAGAACTGGACTCAACCGTAACtttgcgttgcagttcttgtcacttccatcagcgcATGCAACCATTGCTTTTTACCGCAAATGTGCGTTAGCGCGcgtctctgaaatgttgcgTTAACGCAAATCTCCAAAATGTCTCTTTAATTTAAGCTTTGTCGGCTTTTTGCATCTGCATCATTTTTAGTGGCTCCACACAGTACTATAGACTTGTCGTCTCTCGATAATGTCACTCTGTTCTATGCATGGCCGACAGCCTCTAAGCGCGTGCAATAGCCAAAAGCCAATCTGGACCTAGCTCTTTTTATTTAACTTAAAGGGccactgcagtgcaaaaatcGAAAATTAGTTTTAAGCTAAAATGAAAGATCTACATGTGTGTAGTCTAGAAAAAATATAATTACATTTTAGCACGCGTTTTGAGAGAATGACAGCAGTCCAAAGCTACTTCGCAATAGTATTTCCAGAATGGGGCGGTGTTAGCACAATTACGTCAGAGTAGCGCTATCATACGTACAGTActaatctaatatataaagctcaaatcaggcgcgtaccgtggcatgggctaaatgggctatagcccccccagtttttgtgggcgtttcccattttgtcaggtgaaaactagcgttacgtagctttttgtaaacgtgcgcgtctgtttacagtctggATGTTCGAGgccatactgtatatatgtatacgagtaaacgtaatactttgtggtctgcattgttgctactaatacaatttttgtcaaaggggcgtgtcagtgttcgggtatttcagcccccccacttccaatggccacggtacgcccctgctcaaattgtgtgtgtgtgtgtgtgtgtgtgtgtgtgtgtgtgtgtgtgtgtgtgtgtgtgtgcgtgtgtgtgtgtgtgtgtgtgtgtgtgtgtttgtgtgtgagtgtatgtgagtgtttggcggccacgttttttgtccgtttgcaaccaaAATTGGCACGCACGCTCAGCACGCACAGAGAAAGGTTTGCgtaagaaaattaaaaaattatgtacgtggtcccctctcgaggggtcgacccccgcgtaaaatttctcgatgacgcaaacgctacacattcaagttcattcgaacacacgcccactccagtcctgtgtagaccgtatgcattgTCGTCCTtggcaaagcttcgagcaatcgaatatctcttgccgacgaaacttactcttctagcgctttcgtttctctccaaattctgattgcattcgcactaaatccaacctacacgttttctgcagcacacgctacacggggagtgtgtcgatttctatcgaaacaagcgcgaagaacaaaattcaaattcatttagcgcatccgggacctcgcaacaaaagattgcacgtgacgtatatctttacactacagtatcttgcccgtacgaaggacgagCCGTGTATGCTAGTTATTAATAAGGCGAGTGGTTCAGAAACGGCACGTAGGAGCGACTTTCCTACGCGTAGGGATTCGGAAAGCGATTCGGAAAGCGATTCACAAGATTTTTCGTCGTCGGATTCtcttgctgcagctgctgagTCCAAAGCTATGAAACAACTCTGGCTCTTTCTCAAAACTGTCTAGACAGTGTTCTTCGAAGTGACGTCAGCTGCAAGCAGCTCTTTTTGGCAATTTGGCAAAAGAGGAGCAATTGAGGCAAAAGctgctcctcctcctcgcatGATTCACATGCGTTTAGCTTAGCGACTGCGcgaaagagcctggcttgcgaggctacgtCTGCTGTTCGTTGGCGAGGCCGCCAACGCAGTTCTACGCTTCCTCTCAACTCTCAACACATTTGCTTTGCAATTGAACAAAGAAAGACCCACGTGCACTGTCATACAATCTTGTACGACGGTCACATGTTCCCTCGTTGGtgcattgttttgttgtggTTAGGCAAGCACGTGACATGTGACGCCACAAACGAATGTGCAGTGCGCAGTCTCTGTTTGCAAGTCAAGGCTACTGCTCGTTGTAAGTTATTGACACTACGGaaagtgaagatgttgatgaGACATTTGAAGCATTATGAAGTACGTATCGTTGTACTATATGTTATTGAAACTGCGTGGTTGCGGTTGAGGGGCTCCTTTTCTCTCTTTTTGTCTTTTCTGGAGATAACAGAATGAAAACCAACTTGATTATCGAAAATATATAAATGTTTCAGTTGTTCAAGGCTCTAGTTtcttttattgtttagatTTTACCCGTTCTTGCCATAACTGGGGTGGGCGTTGCTTTTTCGTTCTTCTACTTGGGCAGATTGGCTCTGAAGAATCCGGACTGCTCGTAAGAAACTATTGTTATTGTCATTCTGGAAGGATTTTattgtagttttgttttgttaatgTGAGATGGGACAAGAAGAATAACCCTCATCCCTGGTTGAAAATAAGGCATGACGAGAATGTGAAGGTTTGTACACTTTGCTGAATTGTAGTCGTGGTTATAGTTTACTGAAGGTGTGTTGCTAAAGTTTGGTTGGATTGTCTAATGGACAATCTGATGACATGTTTTGCGAGCAGAACTTTAGTATATGAGACTTACTCTTTATTCTTTGGTAATTCCTGTGGTAATGTTGGTTAGACTATGATGGCAGCTATTTTTCGTTTggatgtctttctgtttgtgtcatagacacaacacaaattaGCCATCAACATATAAAAGTTAGGCGAGGTGTGTGTAAATCTGACTTCATTTGTAGTGGTGTACTTGTGCCCCAACTTATTAGATGTAGCTTGCAGTGACAGACAGGTTGTTCAGGAAATAAAGATAGCAGGAAAAAGTAGCAATTAATCACTAACTGGAAGTACCACTCTGCACTTATAATGTGTAATCCCTACAACAACCAGCCTAGGCTGTgttccacttgttgctctttaaacaaGTTTAATGTTAAACACGTTTAGACTCTAAAAATGTTtagtctccacttgtccatttattctgggctattaaaagaattatctGGGACTTTGTTGTATCGTGCgaatttgtttcttgtgcaccagacagtagGAGATCGTCTTCTGGTCGTCTGAAAAACCATCAGAGACACGAGTCTCTGTCTTTGACGAAATCGTTCTCTCCTGACCTTGTGCATCAGTCTAcgcactctctgacattgcctagttctgtcttcttccaatagtctccaaagatAGAGAAAGAGCAGCGCGAAAGAACTACCATCCATTGTCGTAGAATGCGTGTTTCTATCACGTGACCGTTAAAGCTAAACCCCTTTACTTAAACGGctttcgttaaactacctcCTAATCATGTTTAGCAAAGCTGTTTAGGCTAGTGGAGACACAATTATTCTTGaacatgtttagacttaaacaggttgtaaacataTTTAAACTctagtggagacgcgcccCTAGTCTcttgactttgtctttgtgtgtctggaaAGATGGGATGCTGTTTTTTATTGGTTGTTGCTTTAACAGCAAAGCAGCCAGTGTTGATATTTCAagtcttatatatatatatatatatatatatatacatgtatatatatatatatatatatatatatatatatatatacagggTTTTCGCTACAGCATGCAGcgttctccccagaatatctcaaagATGTGGCAGTGTAGACGTGGCTAAATGGAAACGAACTTGTGGGCATGATTGTTCaaatgtgggcgtggtcatctgagtGGGGTTTGCTGGCTTTGTGGTGCAGTGCTAGAGCAACATAGGGTGCTTGTCTTCACGTTAGTATCATTTGAAAGAGCAAGGTTTTCGATGTTTAGGTGAGCGGCGTAAAATACAACACACATAAAATACAACACAAGTTTTTGCATAGTGAACATTGTTGTGTATATTATTGTAGCCTAAGATGACAAAAACCTTGAGATCTTGAAAGCCTAAGCAGCAAATTAGGCGTGGTTGCTAGATGTCAAAATGAAGCAGTGTGAGTGCAGTGATAGTATGTAGACTTCACCCTATAGTCTGACGTGGCCATCCTTCTAGCTAAGTGGTAGATTTCATTACCTTAATTGCATTTCTAAGGAAACGTGATACAGCTAATTAGTTGTCACTGacatcagaaacaaagatCTGCTTGCTTTCAGAGGTCGAAGAGTCATCCTTACTTACTTCTATCACTTAGCCTCTCTACTGCTTATTTTACAATGCCATCATGGGTTTTATAATGCGACTCTACTTTCCTAATTACATGGTCAACGCATTTCTTTCACTTCTCAGCAGTCAGGGTTTGGATTCCTTCCTTGGCCAATCTCTCAATTACTGACATTGAGAAGTCCTTGTTGTTCCCTGCAACTGGAACTTGATGGTTATTTAGCTTACACAATTGTAATTACCCTAATTCAATTTCCATTTCCTCCCACTGGGCAGGCCAATCTAATGTAGAACCTAcccacaattcccacactgcacctattgttggaatggactttccacaacaacaacaggtgttttaTTCATACAAGAATCGAAACCACTGGTCTCTCATTTCTTGCCTAACACATAGATAGTAAGGCGTGGCAGTTATAAGTCAAGGCGGTCATAAGTCAAGGCAGTCATACGTCGAGGCGTGGTGGCATCAGCAAAGGGATGGCAGGAATGGGCGTGTCATTGTAAAGTTTAGGCAAGGTGTAGCAGGCCAACATgtcttgagatgcctggggagaacagTGGCATGGCAGTGTGATGCAACACTATGCTCCAAGAAGAGGGCGTCACACTCAGAAACAGTAGATAGGAGTCCAATGTTTATAGCTAAGAATGTTTGAGAATCCCATACTACTGAAAAATACTACattacttagtaaaggtgacaatagccacaaatccaggcCCTTACAAGTAATGCAGGATGATAGCGTCGCTCCAAACGTAGAAGTATTGTGATTGCAGTCTCGGATGTGCTGCCTTTGATTTTATACCGGGATGCCTTTCCAGTGACCTAGAAAGCACAGCTCTTGTCCGGGAAgtgtagcacctagaatctactctagactagtcatgctATTTgtgaagcaacaacagtggtcaCGTACGTCAacgcctgactagacagactgTCTGTAGTGTCGTCCAACTTGCGCACGCACAATTTAAGAATGTTGCGAAGAAGGGCTTACTAGCGatcaaagttgatttccttgccaggaAACTTGAACGTTATTACACGCAATAGTCACAATGCAAAATCTACCTCACATGAGACcggctcaagtgcgcatgtccgactTGGACCTTGCAACTGTAAAGAGCACGCTCTATGTGTCATGGACACACCCATTCTGGCTCACTCCCAAAATGTCTAGCAAGAACCCTGATATATACTGACACCTTTAGCTCTATCTCGTGCTTTTGTGTATGGCTACATGTATACGATCTCAAGTCTACAACACAAGAACAAAATGCTATGCTTTTGTTTTGAGGTttccattgttgttgtcatgctAAAATGGCATCAATAGGAAGGCATAGTGTGAAACCTGACACCTCTTCTGTCATTAGGGAACATTCAGAAGATGGGCCTATCTAATCAGTGCAGACCTGGACCTTGCCATTCTACTACAGTCAGACCATGTTTGTCCCTCGGGTTTTTGTGGGACTAATGTGACTGTTGAAGTATCAGTAACAAATTCACAGTGACATGTACCTttgtcagaaagtgagggtGTAGAATTTTTGGGTGTCAGAATAAGgccctatttgttgcatgccTGTTTCTCATCACCTGGGCTCTCAAGCTGATGGAGTGGGCAAGATCTGATTTGGCCGATCCTCACCAATGTAGACCGAAAATCGGACAGGGAAGAAGTCGACACGTACGATCCATGTGCTCTTGTTGTATTCCACAGACGCACTACATGAACAATGGCGTAATGATAAAATCAGTGTAGCCTGTCATTTGTATGCGGGCGGTTGATGAAAAACAGACTGTCAAATAGGGACCTAACAAGGTCAGACTGTATGTGAATGGGGGCTTGCTTGTTTCTCCGGCAGGGGTTTGTGTGAGTTGGTTTGCTATGTGTGACTGTCCTACTGTAATCAGGATATCGAAGCAGAGCCTAGGGCTAACTAGATGAGATCCCATTCTTTGCTCGGgctgattagattattgatgGTTAGTTAATTACACTTCCAGATTAAAGTCAGGGACTTGGAAACAACACAGATGAGAATGTTTTGTGGACAACAAAATTAATGTTGTTTATTGTGCATGTACATGAACTTATTACCGTATAACTTATATTTTTATGCACTATTGTAAAGTGGGTTTGAGACAGTCTTGCTAAGTGAACCAACATAGTCACTGAAC
It contains:
- the LOC134195010 gene encoding ubiquinone/menaquinone biosynthesis C-methyltransferase UbiE-like, yielding MEEYTHGHQAGDGQAYHEVSGLQESRLIDEFLKPIPGETILDIGCGTGHATLKVASLVGESGRVVGVDPGESRIDVARAELLRQPSLVPIVTYMKGSVKEAMPLAPFDAVFSNDVFHWFERADRQAIVTDIYKCLKPAGRLAIYLLTPQTQAKCLGVDAFHLSKPTSDIESASGIKFDPPAVWSHILTEAGFLVEVCEEKDEEVKAPNIEAALTGLEIYVPKFKIHRQLLRDSDIEI
- the LOC134194885 gene encoding cytochrome c oxidase subunit NDUFA4-like, which translates into the protein MLMRHLKHYEILPVLAITGVGVAFSFFYLGRLALKNPDCSWDKKNNPHPWLKIRHDENVKFLTFQPKANFKDERPKF